One genomic window of Candidatus Thorarchaeota archaeon includes the following:
- a CDS encoding ethanolamine ammonia-lyase reactivating factor EutA — protein sequence MMTRVTRKELISVGIDIGTTTSHLVFSRLVLQKDTERHTERFVIKEREVIHQGPVHLTPFLNPATIDLQRLRELFLADYAAADLSVLDVDTGAVIVTGETARKQNAQEIVALLAGESGRFVAATAGPNFEAVVAAHGSGAVTRSRETGRTIMNVDVGGGSSNIAVCRQGRVVDTAAVNVGGRLLAVDDKNHITRLEETGRLVSEAAGFKVHIGMEISEDVKKKVSSFLADSLMEAMRGTAQSQVTRMLMMTPPLKLTERIDDITFSGGVAEYIYRREEADFGDLGRELARAITVRTQSLGYNVIEPDHRIRATVIGAGQSSLQVSGSTTFLSEGLVYPLRNLPAVVPRVPRAMTSPEQICTAITDALKQMDLEEGVDDLILAFNDAVRPSYDSLTSFAKGVLKALPKTVSTGRPIMMCFDEDIGNSVGNVMKRETGLTNHILSIDEVSLQQGDFVDIGEPIIEGVVVPVIVKTLVFDR from the coding sequence ATGATGACCAGAGTCACACGCAAAGAGCTCATCAGCGTCGGCATCGACATTGGTACGACCACCTCTCATCTGGTATTCAGCAGACTTGTGCTCCAGAAGGACACTGAGCGGCATACCGAGCGCTTCGTCATCAAGGAGAGAGAGGTCATCCATCAGGGCCCTGTTCATCTCACACCATTTCTCAACCCGGCAACAATCGACCTTCAGCGACTCCGTGAGTTGTTTCTCGCAGACTATGCTGCTGCTGACCTCTCAGTCCTGGATGTAGACACAGGCGCAGTGATAGTCACAGGAGAGACCGCAAGGAAACAGAACGCCCAGGAGATAGTTGCGCTTCTGGCAGGTGAGAGCGGCAGATTCGTCGCCGCCACCGCAGGCCCGAACTTCGAAGCCGTGGTCGCAGCTCATGGCTCCGGCGCCGTGACGAGGTCCCGCGAGACCGGGCGGACCATCATGAATGTCGATGTGGGGGGCGGTTCATCCAACATCGCAGTGTGCAGACAGGGGCGAGTCGTGGACACCGCGGCAGTGAACGTCGGAGGCAGGCTTCTTGCTGTGGACGACAAGAACCATATTACTCGTCTCGAGGAGACGGGAAGGCTGGTCTCAGAAGCGGCAGGCTTCAAGGTCCACATCGGCATGGAGATCAGCGAAGATGTCAAGAAGAAAGTGAGCTCGTTTCTTGCCGACTCTCTGATGGAGGCGATGCGCGGTACAGCTCAGTCACAGGTCACACGGATGCTGATGATGACGCCGCCGCTCAAACTCACTGAACGAATCGACGACATCACCTTCTCAGGTGGTGTGGCCGAGTACATCTACAGACGAGAAGAGGCCGACTTCGGAGACCTCGGCAGAGAACTTGCCAGAGCCATAACCGTGCGGACTCAATCTCTCGGATACAACGTGATAGAACCCGACCATCGCATCCGTGCCACCGTAATTGGTGCAGGGCAGAGCAGTCTGCAGGTCAGCGGCTCCACCACGTTCCTGTCTGAAGGACTCGTATACCCGTTGCGTAATCTCCCCGCGGTCGTCCCTCGCGTCCCAAGGGCAATGACCTCACCTGAACAGATATGCACGGCAATCACAGATGCACTGAAGCAGATGGACCTCGAGGAGGGCGTTGACGACCTGATCCTCGCCTTCAATGATGCAGTGCGTCCCTCCTATGACAGCCTGACCAGTTTCGCAAAGGGCGTACTGAAGGCGCTGCCAAAGACAGTCAGCACGGGCAGACCCATCATGATGTGTTTCGATGAAGACATCGGAAACAGCGTCGGGAACGTCATGAAGCGCGAGACCGGACTGACCAACCACATACTCTCCATCGACGAGGTGTCATTGCAGCAGGGAGACTTTGTGGACATCGGAGAACC